The DNA region CAACCTGCAACCCACCTCCTTCGCAGTCTTTAACACGCGTAGCGAGGTCTCATAGGATGCCCTTCTGTCTCTAACCAAGGGCGTTAGCCTCCTCACGGTCTCCACGTTGTGGGCGAAGACGTCGGGCCCCGCCTCGGCCACGGTCTCCACCGCCTCTCTGGAGCCTCTGAAATCCGGCGTCAGCACTTCGACCAAGGCGCCGGGGGCAAGCCTTCGTATCTCCCTAATCGCCGAGGCGTATTGGAAGGCGCCTCCGTCCGGCAAGTCGTCTCTGTCCACGGAGGTCACCACCACGTACCGCAACCCAAGCCTCCTCACAGCCTCGGCCACCCTCCTGGGCTCGTCCAAGTCCACGTAGCCTCTTGGGTTGCCCGTCCTCACGGAGCAGAACCTACACGCCCTGGTGCACACCTCGCCTAGGATCATAAAGGTGGCGGTGCCCTCCCCCCAGCATCTGAAGACGTTGGGGCACCTCGCCCCCTCGCACACGGTGTAGACACCCAGCCGGCTCAGCACCGACCTAACCTTGGCCATCTCGCTGTAGCTCCTTGCCTCAACCCTCAGCCACGCCGGAAGCGCGCTCATGGCCCTCTCTTAGCTATGTGGGTTGGCTTCCCCACTGCCAGCTCAGCCGCCTCAACTAACAGCTCGCTGATGGTGGGGTGCGGGTGCATAACTAGGGCCAGGTCCTCCACGGTGGCCCCGAACTCCACGAGAAGCGCCGCCTCCCCCGCTATCTCCGAAACTCTCCTCCCCACGGCGTGCACGCCGAGGATCCTCCCGCTGTTTCCGTCGTAAACCAGCTTGACGAACCCCGCCCCACCCGATATGAGCCCCATGCCGGAGATCGATAGGGGGACCCTCGCCGACTTGGCGTCGTAGCCCGCCCTCCTCGCCTCGTCCTCGGTCATGCCCACGGACGCCACCTCGGGGTCGCTGAACACCACAGCCGGCACCGCCAGCGGCTCGTAATTCGCCTTGCGTCCCAGCGCAGCCTCAGCGGCGATCTTGGCCTGCGCGTAGGCCTTGTGGGCGAAATACGGAGGGCCCGCCACGTCCCCAGCCGCGTATACCCAGCCGGCTGACGCCCTCATCTGTCCGTCCACCACCACGTGTCCCCTCTCATCTGTCTACACAAGATCGGCGAACGGGCCGGGATTGGGCCTCCTCCCGGCCGCCACAACCACGTAGTCGGCCTCAAGATCGATCTCGCCCTTGGCCGTCTTTAGGCGGGCCGACACGGCGCGGCCCCTATCGTCTACGCTCAACACGGTCGAAGAGGTGTAGACCTCCACGCCCATGGCCCGAAGCTCCCTCTCCACGGTCCTGCCGATGTCGGCGTCGAGAGCTGGCAACAGCCTATCCACCACCTCGACCAACACCACCTTGGAGCCGACCTTGGCGAAGAGCGTAGCCAGCTCCGCCCCCGCCGCCCCTCCCCCCACGATCAACACACTGCTGGGGGGCTCCTCGAGGAGCAGGGCGGACTTGGTGTCCAACACCTTACCGCCGAAGGGCAGATTGGGCAGAGGGGCGGGCACGCTACCCGTGGCTAATATCAGGGCGTCGGCCTCAATAACCCTCCCGTCTGCCTTGACGGCCCTCCCCGGGGCTGGCTGGGCCCTCGCCTTGACCACCTCAACCTCGTTCATGCTGAGCAACTTCTCGATGCCCTCCCGTAGCCTCTTGACCACGGCCCACCTCCGGCTCTGCACCGCCTTCCAGTCAAATTTAGGGAGGTCCTGTAGGTATTCGGCGGCCTCCTTATAGACCTCGACGGCGCGGAGGAGGGTCTTGGAGGGGATGCAGGCCCAGTTGGTGCACTCGCCGCCCAGCTCTCCCTCCTCTACTAGGGTGACCTTGGCCCCTAGCTGAGCCGCGCGTATCGCCGCGACGTAACCGGCCGGGCCGCCCCCCACTACGGCTACCTTCATATGTACAGGAGGAGCTTGCCCACGTCCTCCAGCAGCTCCTTGACTCTGTTGGTGAACCTCGCCACGTATGCCCCGTCCACCACCCTGTGGTCGAACCCCACCACCACGTTCATGACGTCTCTGGGGACGACCGCGCCGTTTACTACCCTGGGGATCTTCCTGATCTTGCCCAGGGCCATTATCGCCGCCTCGGGGTAGTTTATGATGGGCAAGCCCCCCACTCCCCCTATGGCGCCTATGTTGGTGATGGTGAAGGTGGATCCCCTGACCTCGTCCACGGAGGCCTTGCCGGCCCTCGCCCTCTCCGCCAAGGCGTTGAGCTCCCTCGCTATCTCCAACACGCTCTTCTTATCGGCATCCCTCACCACCACGACCATCAGCCCCTGCTCAGTGTCCACGGCGAAGCCCAAGTGTATCCTCCTCTTCACCACGATCTCGCCCCTCTCCTCGTCGAAGCTGGAGTTCAACATGGGGAACTCCCTCAGCGCCACCGCGACCGCCTTGGCCACGAAGGGGAGGTAGGTCAGCTTAACCCCCAGCCTCTCCGCCTCCTGCCTCAGCCTCTCCCTCAGCGAGACGAGCTCCGTGACGTCCACCTCCTCGAAGTGGTAGGCGTGGGGTATGGCGGAGGCAGACTTGGCCATCTTCTCGGCGACTGCCCTTCTGATCCCCCTCACCGGTATCCTCTCCTCCTCAGCAACCGGTTGAGGCAACTGGGCTGCTGCCGGAGCCTGGGGCTGGGCAATCGCCGGGGGCGGCTGGACGGCCGCCGGCGGCGGGGCGGGCGGCGCCTTCTCTTGCCTCGCCAGCTCCTCGGCCGCGCGCCTCACGTCCTCGACCGTGATCACCCCGCCCGGCCCGGTCCCCTTCACCTTAGACAGATCTATTCCCAGCTCCCTGGCCAGCCTCCTCGCCGCCGGCATTGCAACGACCTTCTGGGAGGTCGACGCCTCGGCGGCAGGCGCCTTGGGCGACGCCTCTTGGGCGGCGACCTCCTCTATGACGCAGAGGACCTGTCCCACCTTCACGATCTCCCCCTCCTTCGCGAATATCTTCACAACCTTGCCTGTGGCTGGGGCAGGCAACGTCACGTTGGCCTTCTCCGTCATAACATCCACAAGGGGGTCGCCCTCCTTCACGAAATCCCCCTCCTTCACGTGCCACTTGACGATCTCGCCCTCGACGAGCCCCTCCCCCAAGTCGGGGAACTTGAACTCGATCATGAGTAGGCCATCACCTTGTCTATCGCCCTCAGTATCCTCTCGACCGTCGGGACGTATACGTCGTCGTGGACGACAGGGGCCTGGGGCACGTCTGGGCCGGCCACGCGAACCACGGGCGCCGTCAGCGCGTGGAGGGCCTTCTCGGCGACGATGGCCGCCACCTCGGCGCCGAGGCCGCCGGTCTTCGGGGCGTCGTGGACCACCACAAGCCTGCCGGTCTTCGACACGCTCTTGATCACCGTCTCGTAGTCCATGGGGTTGAGGGTCTGGAGGTCCACCACCTCCACAGACGCCTTGGCCTTCTCGGCGGCCTCCAGACATCTTGGCAACATGGCGCCGTATGTGACCAAGGTTACGTCGTCTCCCTCCCTCGCTATCCTCGCCTTCCCCAGCGGCACCACGTAGTCCTCCTCGGGGACCTCCTCCCTCGGCGCTCTGTAGAGGGCCTTGGGCTCCAGGAACACGACCGGGTCGTCGCTCCTTATGGCGGCCTTGAGGAGGCCCTTGGCGTTGTAGGGCGTGGAGGGCGCCACCACCACGAGGCCGGGTGTGTGCACTAGGTAGGCCTCGGGGCTTTGGCTGTGGTAAAGGCCCGACTTGACGCCGGCGCCGTAGGGCATCCTGACCACTAAAGGCG from Pyrobaculum arsenaticum DSM 13514 includes:
- the lipA gene encoding lipoyl synthase produces the protein MSALPAWLRVEARSYSEMAKVRSVLSRLGVYTVCEGARCPNVFRCWGEGTATFMILGEVCTRACRFCSVRTGNPRGYVDLDEPRRVAEAVRRLGLRYVVVTSVDRDDLPDGGAFQYASAIREIRRLAPGALVEVLTPDFRGSREAVETVAEAGPDVFAHNVETVRRLTPLVRDRRASYETSLRVLKTAKEVGCRLTKSGIMLGLGESFDEVVEVLDDLRKAEVDIVTIGQYVRPTKSARHLPVARWVPLEEFQKLGEVALSMGFKAVASAPLVRSSYRAEDLYEMALGLRPRAVLV
- a CDS encoding FAD-dependent oxidoreductase, which encodes MKVAVVGGGPAGYVAAIRAAQLGAKVTLVEEGELGGECTNWACIPSKTLLRAVEVYKEAAEYLQDLPKFDWKAVQSRRWAVVKRLREGIEKLLSMNEVEVVKARAQPAPGRAVKADGRVIEADALILATGSVPAPLPNLPFGGKVLDTKSALLLEEPPSSVLIVGGGAAGAELATLFAKVGSKVVLVEVVDRLLPALDADIGRTVERELRAMGVEVYTSSTVLSVDDRGRAVSARLKTAKGEIDLEADYVVVAAGRRPNPGPFADLV
- a CDS encoding dihydrolipoamide acetyltransferase family protein; protein product: MIEFKFPDLGEGLVEGEIVKWHVKEGDFVKEGDPLVDVMTEKANVTLPAPATGKVVKIFAKEGEIVKVGQVLCVIEEVAAQEASPKAPAAEASTSQKVVAMPAARRLARELGIDLSKVKGTGPGGVITVEDVRRAAEELARQEKAPPAPPPAAVQPPPAIAQPQAPAAAQLPQPVAEEERIPVRGIRRAVAEKMAKSASAIPHAYHFEEVDVTELVSLRERLRQEAERLGVKLTYLPFVAKAVAVALREFPMLNSSFDEERGEIVVKRRIHLGFAVDTEQGLMVVVVRDADKKSVLEIARELNALAERARAGKASVDEVRGSTFTITNIGAIGGVGGLPIINYPEAAIMALGKIRKIPRVVNGAVVPRDVMNVVVGFDHRVVDGAYVARFTNRVKELLEDVGKLLLYI
- a CDS encoding alpha-ketoacid dehydrogenase subunit beta, which codes for MIANMAKALNMALREEMERDPRVVILGEDVGKKGGVFLITEGLYEKFGPERVIDTPLNEGGIIGFALGMALAGLKPVAEIQFADFFWLGADELLNHVAKIRYRSGGNFKAPLVVRMPYGAGVKSGLYHSQSPEAYLVHTPGLVVVAPSTPYNAKGLLKAAIRSDDPVVFLEPKALYRAPREEVPEEDYVVPLGKARIAREGDDVTLVTYGAMLPRCLEAAEKAKASVEVVDLQTLNPMDYETVIKSVSKTGRLVVVHDAPKTGGLGAEVAAIVAEKALHALTAPVVRVAGPDVPQAPVVHDDVYVPTVERILRAIDKVMAYS